Proteins encoded within one genomic window of Paenarthrobacter sp. JL.01a:
- a CDS encoding ABC transporter substrate-binding protein, whose amino-acid sequence MKNPVPMTLTRRGLGGLAAGVGVALALSACGGSPLANPSSAAPSGSSGGGSLVVGSADFPESQVIAEIYVGALNAAGLTATSKPNIGSREIYFKAVQDGSVDLVPDYSGNLLSFVDTEATEVSADDVYKALPGKLPEGLGVLDASKAEDKDAMVVTKATAEKYQLKSIEDLAKVCKDFTMAAPATFETRSYGFPGLKKNYNCELKGLQPFSDGGGNLTLQALLEDKVQVADIYTTTPSIVDNDLVVLEDPKNNFKAQQVLPLYNKSKMTDKAKEALNNVSKILTTDDLINLNRAVSGDQKQSPKDAAAAWLKDKGIVK is encoded by the coding sequence ATGAAGAACCCCGTCCCCATGACCCTTACACGCCGTGGTCTCGGCGGCCTCGCAGCAGGTGTGGGTGTGGCCCTCGCCTTGAGCGCGTGCGGTGGCAGCCCCCTGGCCAATCCCTCCTCCGCGGCGCCCAGTGGCTCCTCCGGCGGCGGTTCCTTGGTAGTTGGCTCGGCCGACTTCCCGGAGAGCCAGGTGATCGCCGAGATTTACGTTGGTGCCCTCAACGCAGCAGGACTGACGGCAACGTCCAAGCCGAACATCGGTTCACGCGAGATCTACTTCAAGGCCGTGCAGGACGGCTCCGTCGACCTCGTTCCGGACTACTCCGGCAACCTCCTGTCGTTCGTGGACACTGAGGCCACCGAAGTATCGGCCGATGACGTGTACAAGGCCCTGCCCGGCAAGCTGCCTGAAGGACTGGGTGTCCTGGACGCCTCCAAGGCCGAAGACAAGGACGCCATGGTGGTCACCAAGGCCACGGCCGAGAAATACCAGTTGAAGTCCATTGAGGACCTGGCCAAGGTCTGCAAGGACTTCACCATGGCAGCCCCGGCCACTTTCGAGACCCGCTCGTACGGCTTCCCGGGCCTGAAGAAGAACTACAACTGCGAGCTCAAGGGCCTGCAGCCGTTCAGCGACGGCGGCGGCAACCTGACGCTGCAGGCGTTGCTGGAGGACAAGGTCCAGGTGGCTGACATCTACACCACGACCCCGTCGATCGTGGACAACGACCTCGTTGTCCTTGAAGACCCCAAGAACAACTTCAAGGCCCAGCAGGTCCTGCCGCTCTACAACAAGTCCAAGATGACGGACAAAGCCAAGGAAGCGCTCAACAACGTGTCCAAGATCCTCACCACCGATGACCTCATCAACTTGAACAGGGCCGTCAGCGGAGACCAGAAGCAGTCGCCCAAGGACGCCGCAGCCGCCTGGCTGAAAGACAAGGGCATCGTCAAGTAG
- a CDS encoding ABC transporter permease, with translation MNIFAETLAWLADPKHWTGSGGIPTRLLEHLQYSGLVLLIAAVIAVPVGLFIGHTGRGRVVAVAVAGALRALPTLGLLVLFALLAGSGLMPPVWALVILTVPPLLAGTYAGISSVDANVVDAARAVGMTELQILFRVELPNGLQVMFGGIRTAVLQVIATVSVVAYLPLGGLGRYLFDGLVLQDFPRMLGGSLLIAGLAIAVDLVLAAVQRLVLSPGLTLDSKGRHKAAEDLTAAAPAGAAVQGGTP, from the coding sequence ATGAATATTTTTGCCGAAACCCTCGCCTGGCTCGCCGATCCCAAACACTGGACCGGAAGCGGCGGCATTCCCACGCGCCTGCTCGAACACCTGCAGTACAGCGGACTGGTGCTGCTCATCGCCGCGGTGATTGCCGTGCCCGTTGGTCTCTTCATTGGCCACACCGGGCGGGGGCGCGTGGTGGCAGTCGCCGTGGCCGGCGCCCTCCGTGCCCTGCCCACGCTTGGCTTGCTGGTCCTTTTTGCCTTGCTGGCCGGCAGCGGTCTCATGCCGCCGGTGTGGGCCTTGGTGATCCTCACGGTGCCGCCGCTTTTGGCCGGTACCTACGCCGGCATCTCCAGCGTTGATGCCAACGTCGTTGACGCTGCCAGGGCTGTGGGCATGACCGAACTGCAGATCCTCTTCCGTGTGGAACTGCCCAACGGCCTGCAAGTGATGTTCGGTGGCATCCGCACCGCGGTGCTGCAGGTCATCGCTACCGTTTCGGTGGTGGCGTACCTGCCGCTCGGAGGGTTGGGCCGGTACCTGTTCGACGGCCTCGTCCTGCAGGATTTCCCCCGGATGCTCGGTGGTTCCTTGCTCATCGCCGGCCTCGCCATTGCCGTGGACCTGGTCCTCGCCGCGGTACAACGGCTGGTCCTCTCACCAGGTCTCACCCTCGACTCAAAAGGCCGCCACAAGGCAGCTGAAGATCTCACAGCCGCGGCTCCAGCCGGGGCTGCCGTTCAAGGAGGTACACCATGA
- a CDS encoding ABC transporter permease has translation MEWFLANIGMILGLAGQHLVLAVIPMVLGLVISVPLAQLARRNSALRSVVATASSLLYTIPSLALFIILPTILGTRILDPLNVVVALTIYAVALLVRAAMDAFDSVDDDLRNAAVAMGFKPAARFFQVDLPLSLPVMFAGLRVVSVSNISLVSVAALLGVGNLGVLFTDGLQRTFITEVVVGILAILVLALLMDAVLVVLERLLTPWTRAAGGKPSGPDATTLATEPKTGPAVPQAGLRPNPGASG, from the coding sequence ATGGAGTGGTTCCTTGCCAACATTGGAATGATCCTGGGACTGGCCGGCCAGCACCTGGTGCTCGCGGTCATTCCCATGGTTCTGGGACTGGTGATCTCTGTTCCCTTGGCGCAGCTTGCCCGGCGCAACAGTGCGCTCCGCTCGGTGGTGGCTACGGCTTCGTCGCTGCTCTACACCATTCCCTCGCTGGCGCTGTTCATCATCCTTCCCACCATTCTTGGCACCCGGATCCTGGACCCACTGAATGTGGTGGTGGCGTTGACCATCTACGCCGTTGCCTTGCTGGTCCGGGCGGCGATGGACGCGTTCGACTCCGTGGACGATGACCTCCGTAACGCTGCCGTGGCCATGGGCTTCAAACCGGCAGCCCGGTTCTTCCAAGTGGACCTGCCATTGTCCTTGCCAGTGATGTTCGCCGGGCTCCGGGTGGTGTCGGTCAGCAATATCTCCCTGGTCAGCGTTGCGGCTTTGCTGGGGGTGGGCAACCTGGGCGTTCTCTTTACCGACGGGCTGCAGCGGACTTTCATCACCGAAGTGGTGGTGGGGATCCTCGCCATTCTGGTTTTGGCGTTGCTGATGGATGCTGTCCTCGTGGTGCTGGAGCGGCTCCTGACGCCATGGACCCGTGCGGCGGGCGGTAAACCTTCCGGACCCGATGCCACCACCCTGGCCACTGAGCCCAAGACCGGACCCGCCGTGCCACAGGCAGGCCTGCGCCCCAATCCGGGGGCTTCGGGATGA
- a CDS encoding ABC transporter ATP-binding protein: MAEAMIEFQSVTKQYQGGQPAVDALTMSIDKGAITVFVGPSGCGKTTSLRMINRMVEPTSGTITVAGDDVSQVPAAKLRRSMGYVMQSSGLLPHRSVLDNIATVPRLNGVPKAAARKRAAELLDVVGLASVLGKRYPSQLSGGQQQRVGVARALAADPPVLLMDEPFSAVDPVVRDELQQELLRLQRELAKTIVFVTHDIDEATVLGDKVAVFAVGGKLAQYAAPEEILRAPANDFVASFVGRDRGFRHLAFNAADAVTLHPVTMVNATDGHSAGRRSGEWALVVDDESRPLGWSSPRDGAGLIPGGSLFRKGDTLRRALDAALSSPSGLGVAVDDDGRVAGVLKAPEVLALIEEVRHHREDAT, translated from the coding sequence ATGGCCGAAGCCATGATTGAGTTCCAGAGCGTGACCAAGCAATACCAGGGCGGGCAACCTGCGGTGGACGCTCTCACCATGTCCATCGACAAGGGCGCCATCACCGTGTTCGTGGGGCCCTCCGGCTGCGGCAAAACGACCTCCCTGCGCATGATCAACCGCATGGTCGAACCCACCAGCGGAACCATTACCGTGGCCGGCGACGACGTGTCCCAGGTTCCGGCGGCCAAGCTGCGCCGATCCATGGGCTACGTCATGCAGTCATCGGGCCTGTTGCCGCACCGCTCCGTGCTGGACAACATCGCCACCGTCCCGCGCCTTAACGGCGTGCCCAAGGCGGCGGCGCGCAAACGTGCGGCCGAACTGCTCGACGTCGTCGGGCTGGCTTCTGTTCTCGGCAAGCGGTACCCGAGCCAACTCTCGGGTGGTCAGCAGCAGCGCGTCGGGGTTGCCCGCGCGCTCGCTGCCGACCCACCTGTCCTGCTGATGGACGAGCCGTTCAGTGCCGTGGATCCCGTGGTGCGCGATGAACTGCAGCAGGAGTTGCTGCGCCTGCAACGCGAACTTGCCAAGACCATCGTCTTCGTCACTCACGACATCGATGAAGCCACTGTCCTGGGCGACAAAGTGGCCGTGTTTGCCGTGGGCGGCAAACTGGCCCAGTATGCCGCCCCGGAGGAAATCCTCAGGGCGCCGGCCAACGACTTCGTCGCCTCCTTCGTGGGGCGCGATCGCGGCTTCCGTCACCTCGCTTTCAACGCAGCAGATGCCGTGACCCTGCACCCGGTGACCATGGTCAACGCCACCGACGGCCACAGCGCCGGACGACGGTCGGGGGAGTGGGCCTTGGTAGTGGACGATGAGTCGCGCCCCCTTGGATGGTCCTCACCCCGCGACGGCGCCGGGCTGATCCCGGGTGGTTCGCTCTTCCGCAAGGGGGATACGCTGCGCCGTGCGTTGGATGCGGCTTTGTCCTCGCCGTCGGGTCTCGGGGTGGCAGTGGACGACGACGGCCGGGTCGCCGGAGTCTTGAAGGCGCCGGAAGTCCTTGCCTTGATCGAGGAAGTCCGGCACCACAGGGAGGACGCCACCTGA
- the rsgA gene encoding ribosome small subunit-dependent GTPase A: MQLRGPVEYGFTDATAELFSDNRPPGNQDNAIPGRVVRLDRNRVLVASADGLLHLPYPAQGLVPATGDWAWIGHNSAGEPAVVDVLPRYSALSRKRAFEASSEEQILGSNIDIVAVVVPVDRPLTHNRLERTLVAAWDSGATPLVVITKADLAFVADDVVGEVIKQAAGVEVVTTSAEHGDGLDELMRHVPDGATLVLLGPSGAGKSTLINALAGHDVQQTGAVRAGDGKGKHTTTSRELVPLPGGAVLMDTPGVRGFGLFDAEDGMEEMFGDLEELFAQCRFADCAHQAEPGCAVQEALAEETLDPRRWASYLKLQRELAALNRKHDAAARRAYQREWHQKVMSADRGQRAVERYKHDQAAERSGRGSKRRKR; encoded by the coding sequence ATGCAACTTCGCGGACCTGTGGAGTATGGCTTCACAGACGCAACAGCAGAACTCTTTAGCGACAACAGGCCTCCCGGCAACCAGGACAACGCCATCCCAGGCAGGGTGGTCCGTCTGGACCGCAACCGGGTGCTGGTGGCTTCCGCCGATGGCCTGCTGCATCTGCCCTACCCTGCCCAAGGACTGGTTCCGGCGACGGGTGACTGGGCATGGATCGGCCACAACAGCGCCGGCGAACCCGCCGTCGTCGACGTCCTGCCCCGCTATTCGGCCCTGAGCCGCAAGCGCGCCTTCGAAGCCTCGTCCGAGGAGCAGATCCTTGGCAGCAACATCGATATCGTCGCCGTGGTAGTTCCCGTGGACCGCCCCCTGACCCACAACCGTCTGGAACGCACCCTCGTGGCTGCGTGGGATTCGGGGGCTACTCCTTTGGTGGTCATCACCAAAGCCGACCTGGCCTTCGTGGCCGATGACGTTGTGGGGGAAGTGATCAAGCAAGCCGCCGGCGTGGAGGTGGTCACCACCTCGGCCGAACACGGCGATGGGCTCGACGAACTCATGCGACACGTTCCTGACGGCGCCACGCTGGTACTCCTTGGCCCTTCCGGAGCCGGCAAATCGACACTCATCAACGCGCTCGCAGGCCACGACGTCCAGCAAACCGGCGCCGTCCGTGCAGGAGACGGCAAAGGCAAGCACACCACCACGTCAAGGGAGTTGGTGCCCCTTCCCGGTGGCGCCGTGCTGATGGACACGCCCGGGGTCCGCGGATTCGGGCTCTTCGATGCGGAGGACGGGATGGAGGAGATGTTCGGCGACCTCGAGGAACTCTTCGCCCAATGCCGTTTCGCCGACTGTGCCCACCAGGCAGAGCCGGGCTGCGCGGTGCAGGAGGCGCTGGCGGAAGAGACACTCGATCCGCGGCGCTGGGCCAGCTACCTCAAGCTGCAACGCGAACTCGCCGCGCTCAACCGGAAACACGACGCTGCGGCCCGGCGGGCGTACCAGCGGGAGTGGCACCAGAAGGTGATGTCGGCAGACAGGGGACAACGCGCCGTCGAGCGGTACAAACATGACCAGGCCGCAGAGCGGTCCGGCAGGGGAAGCAAGCGTCGGAAACGATGA
- a CDS encoding NUDIX hydrolase, with amino-acid sequence MSPQFDTRPAAYAVIVKEGRILLAYWKQDDKEGWTLPGGGLDFGEHPVDGCKREVMEETGYEARVDGMLGIDVGHWRGEKRPDGSVRDFQALRIVYEGTVVGGELTYEVDGTTTHAAWIPLQDVDKLNRVSLVDTALRLLRERPADGKPSAQG; translated from the coding sequence ATGAGTCCCCAGTTCGATACCCGTCCCGCTGCCTACGCCGTCATCGTCAAGGAAGGGCGGATCCTGCTGGCCTACTGGAAGCAGGACGACAAGGAAGGCTGGACACTTCCCGGCGGCGGCCTGGACTTCGGCGAGCACCCCGTGGACGGGTGCAAACGGGAGGTCATGGAAGAAACCGGCTATGAGGCCAGGGTCGATGGGATGTTGGGCATCGACGTCGGACACTGGCGGGGAGAGAAACGGCCGGATGGGTCCGTGCGTGACTTCCAGGCCCTTCGTATCGTGTATGAGGGCACCGTGGTGGGCGGTGAACTGACATACGAAGTGGACGGAACCACCACGCATGCTGCGTGGATTCCCTTGCAGGACGTCGACAAGCTCAACCGGGTGTCCTTGGTTGACACGGCATTGCGCCTTCTCCGGGAGCGGCCGGCGGATGGAAAGCCCAGCGCCCAGGGGTAG
- a CDS encoding glycoside hydrolase family 35 protein, protein MNNALLSYHDAVLYRSGEPYRILAGAIHYFRVHPDLWRDRLRRLKAMGANTVDTYVAWDFHQPKRDEAPDFAGWRDVGHFIDLAAAEGLDVIVRPGPYICAEWDNGGFPSWLTGIPGIGLRCMDPVFTSAIEEWFDHLLPIIASRQASAGGPVVAVQIENEYGSYGDDHEYIRWNRRALEERGITELLFTADGGTDYFLDGGSVEGTWATATLGSRGDEAVETWKRRRPDEPFFNVEFWGGWFDHWGEHHHRRDAADAALEARKMLDLGGSVCVYMAHGGTNFGLGSGSNHDGKQLQPTVTSYDSDAPIAENGALTPKFHAFREEFLRAQGIEDAPELPVELLADPPVVPAQSLPLSAGPELLELVRKAGKPVSSVKPLSFEQLGLGAGMVLYSADAILPGRADAPAESRVKVAGLNDRAYLWVDGEFAGVLDDVTGADGLPVTGTGVPAKLDILVENLGRINYGPLTGHGKGILGGVLINQRYTFHWTQTPVALTEWGSEDLEGLAGAEFELATPADTYIALPDSGKGFVWLNGFLLGRYWEKGPQVTLYAPAPLLHAGLNRIKVLELLKPGTVVELREEPDLGPEEAGPIAAAELP, encoded by the coding sequence GTGAACAACGCCCTTTTGAGCTACCACGACGCCGTCCTTTACCGTTCGGGTGAACCGTATCGCATCCTCGCTGGAGCCATCCACTACTTCCGGGTCCACCCCGATCTGTGGCGGGACAGGTTGCGTCGGCTCAAGGCCATGGGGGCCAATACCGTTGACACCTACGTTGCCTGGGACTTCCACCAGCCCAAGCGCGATGAAGCGCCGGACTTCGCCGGCTGGCGGGACGTGGGACATTTCATCGACCTCGCGGCAGCGGAAGGGCTGGACGTCATCGTTCGCCCCGGGCCGTACATTTGCGCCGAATGGGACAACGGCGGTTTCCCTTCGTGGCTGACGGGTATTCCGGGGATTGGCCTGCGCTGCATGGACCCTGTTTTCACCTCCGCCATCGAGGAGTGGTTCGACCATCTGCTCCCGATCATCGCTTCGCGTCAAGCCTCCGCGGGTGGCCCCGTGGTGGCAGTACAAATCGAGAACGAGTACGGCAGCTACGGCGATGACCACGAATACATCCGCTGGAACCGGCGGGCGCTGGAAGAGCGCGGCATCACCGAACTGCTGTTCACGGCCGACGGCGGCACGGACTATTTCCTCGACGGCGGCTCAGTGGAAGGCACTTGGGCGACGGCGACGCTGGGAAGCCGCGGCGACGAAGCGGTGGAGACATGGAAACGACGCCGGCCGGATGAGCCGTTCTTCAACGTCGAGTTCTGGGGCGGCTGGTTCGACCATTGGGGCGAGCACCACCACCGTCGCGATGCCGCGGATGCGGCACTGGAAGCCCGCAAGATGCTGGACCTTGGCGGCTCGGTCTGCGTGTACATGGCGCACGGCGGAACCAACTTCGGCCTCGGCTCCGGCAGCAACCACGACGGCAAGCAACTCCAGCCAACAGTTACCAGTTACGACTCCGATGCCCCCATCGCGGAGAACGGGGCTCTGACGCCGAAGTTCCATGCGTTCCGGGAGGAGTTTCTCCGGGCACAGGGCATCGAAGACGCCCCCGAACTCCCGGTGGAATTGCTCGCGGACCCTCCCGTTGTTCCGGCACAGTCGCTGCCGCTGAGCGCTGGCCCGGAGCTGCTGGAGCTTGTCCGCAAAGCCGGCAAGCCCGTCAGCAGTGTCAAGCCCCTCAGTTTCGAACAATTGGGCCTCGGCGCCGGTATGGTCCTCTACTCGGCCGACGCCATCCTGCCCGGCCGCGCTGATGCTCCCGCTGAAAGCCGGGTGAAGGTTGCCGGTCTGAATGACCGTGCATACCTCTGGGTGGATGGCGAATTTGCCGGGGTGCTCGATGACGTCACGGGAGCCGATGGGCTGCCGGTCACGGGCACGGGGGTCCCGGCCAAGCTCGACATTTTGGTGGAGAACCTCGGCCGCATCAACTACGGACCCCTGACAGGTCACGGCAAGGGAATCCTGGGCGGCGTCCTGATCAACCAGCGCTACACCTTCCACTGGACACAGACTCCGGTGGCCCTGACCGAATGGGGGAGCGAAGATCTGGAAGGCCTTGCCGGGGCGGAGTTCGAACTGGCGACACCCGCAGATACCTACATTGCCCTGCCCGACTCCGGGAAGGGCTTCGTGTGGCTCAATGGCTTCCTGCTGGGACGGTACTGGGAAAAGGGGCCACAGGTAACCCTGTATGCACCGGCGCCGTTGTTGCACGCCGGCCTTAACCGCATCAAGGTGCTGGAGCTGCTCAAGCCCGGTACCGTCGTCGAGCTCCGTGAAGAACCGGACTTGGGCCCCGAAGAGGCCGGGCCCATCGCAGCTGCCGAACTGCCGTAG
- a CDS encoding pirin family protein translates to MTNLDTSPAQEVCPAAPEGQGPCVQLWPEREVPLGGVRAMNVMRTLPQRGLPTVGAWCFLDSFGPDRVAMSVLPHPHCGLQTVTWPMEGAVLHRDSVGSDVVVRPGELNIMTAGNGISHSEFSVLPTAADGSSPLVGELPVSRGLQLWVALPDEHRHRAPSFEQIRDLPVAIGEGFTATVMVGEFAGQRSPATMFSPIVGADIVGSGQLELPLRPDFEHAVLVLDGQLVIDGQDIEAGPLAYLGAGRSNLTVEAQPDTRFMLLGGEPFGEDLLMWWNFVGRTHEEVEQAREEWEAEGLLDDEAAASSRFGFVHGHGPDAGPEAGRIPAPPLPGVKLRPRTRG, encoded by the coding sequence ATGACCAATCTTGATACTTCCCCCGCACAGGAAGTCTGCCCCGCGGCCCCGGAAGGCCAAGGTCCTTGTGTCCAGCTGTGGCCTGAGCGCGAAGTTCCGTTGGGCGGCGTGCGTGCCATGAACGTCATGAGGACACTCCCGCAGCGAGGACTCCCGACCGTTGGAGCATGGTGTTTCCTGGACAGCTTCGGGCCGGACCGCGTGGCGATGAGCGTCCTCCCCCATCCGCACTGCGGGCTGCAGACAGTCACGTGGCCAATGGAAGGCGCGGTGCTGCACCGTGACAGCGTGGGCAGCGATGTTGTGGTGCGTCCCGGCGAGCTGAACATCATGACAGCCGGCAACGGCATTTCCCACTCGGAATTCTCAGTCCTTCCCACCGCCGCAGACGGATCAAGCCCTCTTGTGGGCGAACTGCCGGTGTCGCGCGGACTCCAGCTCTGGGTTGCCCTTCCGGATGAGCACCGGCACCGTGCGCCCTCCTTCGAGCAGATCAGGGACTTGCCCGTGGCTATCGGCGAAGGCTTCACCGCCACGGTCATGGTGGGAGAGTTTGCCGGCCAACGCTCCCCTGCCACCATGTTCAGCCCCATTGTCGGTGCGGACATCGTGGGTTCCGGCCAGCTGGAACTGCCTTTGCGGCCCGACTTTGAGCACGCGGTACTGGTCCTGGACGGCCAGCTGGTTATCGACGGCCAGGACATTGAAGCCGGGCCGTTGGCCTACCTTGGTGCCGGACGGAGCAACCTCACCGTGGAAGCACAGCCCGACACCCGCTTCATGCTGCTGGGCGGTGAGCCTTTCGGCGAAGACCTCCTCATGTGGTGGAACTTCGTGGGGCGGACCCATGAGGAAGTGGAACAGGCCCGCGAAGAATGGGAAGCGGAGGGACTGCTCGACGACGAGGCTGCCGCCAGCTCTCGCTTCGGCTTCGTCCACGGACACGGACCCGACGCTGGCCCGGAGGCAGGCCGCATCCCGGCTCCCCCGCTGCCGGGGGTCAAGCTCCGCCCCCGCACCCGTGGCTGA
- a CDS encoding N-acetylglucosamine kinase, translated as MNNHDSAQHSPASAASGTVIGLDIGGTKTRGVRFHDGEPVLDETAGSSNVQNVTKEQAAANLAELFGKIGGGTIDQVYAGAGGIDTDEDAQALADLISPHVPGARITVVHDSRLLLAAGGASTGVAVIAGTGSAAWGKNDAGEEARAGGWGYLLGDEGSGYWLGREAVRHSLRRMNQGLEPDRLSRALLASCGVDEPGKLIALFHSPDTGRRYWAQQARLVVETADAGDQVSQALVVQAGRDLAELAGQAVRQLGLNGPVILGSGLGMNVPRLQDAFKAALAEDGIVDVRILQQDPVFGVPRLVAEQTP; from the coding sequence GTGAACAATCATGACTCTGCCCAGCATTCCCCTGCCTCCGCCGCGAGCGGCACCGTCATAGGGCTCGACATTGGCGGTACCAAGACGCGCGGCGTGAGGTTCCACGACGGCGAGCCCGTTCTTGATGAAACGGCTGGCAGCTCCAATGTCCAGAATGTCACCAAGGAGCAGGCAGCGGCCAACCTGGCTGAGCTGTTCGGGAAAATCGGCGGCGGAACCATCGACCAGGTGTACGCCGGTGCCGGCGGGATCGATACGGACGAGGACGCCCAAGCGCTCGCAGACCTGATTTCACCCCATGTGCCGGGCGCACGCATCACTGTGGTGCACGATTCCCGGCTGCTGTTGGCGGCCGGGGGAGCCAGCACCGGCGTGGCCGTCATTGCGGGTACGGGGTCGGCGGCGTGGGGAAAGAACGACGCCGGCGAGGAAGCCCGGGCGGGTGGCTGGGGCTACCTCCTGGGGGATGAAGGAAGCGGCTACTGGCTGGGGAGGGAAGCCGTGCGCCATAGCTTGCGACGGATGAACCAGGGCCTGGAACCGGACCGGCTGAGCCGCGCACTGCTGGCCTCATGCGGCGTGGACGAGCCGGGCAAGCTGATTGCGCTTTTCCATTCACCCGACACCGGCCGCAGGTACTGGGCCCAGCAGGCGCGGCTGGTGGTTGAGACAGCAGATGCCGGCGACCAGGTAAGCCAGGCCTTGGTGGTGCAGGCCGGCCGCGACCTGGCCGAACTTGCCGGCCAGGCCGTCCGCCAGCTGGGTTTGAACGGTCCGGTGATCCTGGGGAGCGGATTGGGCATGAACGTTCCCCGACTGCAGGACGCTTTCAAGGCTGCCCTGGCCGAGGACGGCATCGTGGATGTCCGAATCCTCCAGCAGGATCCTGTGTTCGGCGTCCCCCGACTGGTGGCTGAGCAAACCCCCTGA
- a CDS encoding nitronate monooxygenase, with protein MPESLFGTPFIAAPMAGGTSTPSLVQAVHEAGGLGFLAAGYKTPEAMAAEISVARALGIRFGMNVFVPDRDALAPGPEARSRLEAYRAELEPEAARYGVALPPLRLDDDDAWHQKIDALVNDPVEMVSFAFGLPGPAVVKSLQKAGTLVITSVTSVQEALAAAEEGPDALVVQHTSAGAHSTAFLPDGPGTPAGGKTTARTTAELVTQVRAAVGLPLIAAGAVMVGTTLRGVLAAGAVAAQIGTALVRTEESGARQTHKDALGDPGFTSTAITRAFTGRAARSLVNEFVRDHQDAPEGYPAIHHLTGPIRAAASAAGDPHRLNLWAGTGWRQARTGSARDVVREFLTGL; from the coding sequence ATGCCTGAATCCCTGTTTGGCACTCCATTTATTGCGGCCCCCATGGCGGGCGGGACATCTACGCCGTCATTGGTCCAGGCAGTGCATGAGGCCGGCGGCCTGGGCTTCCTTGCTGCCGGTTACAAAACACCGGAGGCCATGGCGGCGGAGATCTCCGTAGCCAGGGCACTGGGGATCAGGTTCGGCATGAACGTCTTTGTTCCGGACCGCGATGCCCTAGCACCAGGGCCCGAAGCCCGGTCCCGGTTGGAGGCATACCGGGCCGAACTGGAGCCGGAAGCTGCCCGCTACGGCGTCGCTCTGCCTCCCCTTCGACTCGATGACGACGACGCCTGGCACCAAAAGATCGACGCCCTCGTCAACGATCCCGTGGAAATGGTCAGTTTCGCTTTCGGCCTGCCCGGACCTGCGGTGGTTAAGTCCCTGCAGAAAGCCGGAACCCTGGTCATCACCAGTGTCACCAGCGTTCAGGAGGCCCTGGCCGCCGCAGAGGAAGGACCGGATGCCCTGGTTGTCCAGCACACTTCGGCGGGGGCACACAGTACGGCCTTCCTGCCCGACGGACCGGGAACGCCGGCAGGCGGTAAGACCACAGCCAGAACGACGGCGGAGCTGGTCACGCAGGTGCGTGCCGCCGTCGGACTTCCGTTGATAGCGGCCGGCGCGGTCATGGTCGGCACCACGCTTCGCGGCGTACTGGCTGCCGGTGCAGTAGCCGCCCAGATCGGTACGGCGTTGGTCCGCACGGAAGAAAGTGGTGCGCGGCAGACCCACAAGGACGCCCTGGGAGACCCTGGATTCACCAGCACCGCCATCACCCGTGCGTTCACCGGGCGTGCGGCACGTTCCTTGGTCAATGAGTTCGTGCGCGACCATCAGGACGCCCCGGAGGGCTACCCTGCCATCCACCACCTCACTGGCCCCATCCGTGCCGCAGCCTCGGCGGCGGGCGACCCGCACCGACTCAACCTGTGGGCGGGCACGGGGTGGCGGCAGGCACGGACGGGATCGGCGCGGGATGTAGTCAGGGAGTTCCTGACCGGGCTCTGA